Part of the Fusobacterium sp. DD2 genome, TAGAAGGACCAAGAATAGTCTTTTTCGTACCTTTGCCAGAGTTTTTACATAAAATGCCTCTAGCAATGGATATGGGAAATGGACAATTCGGACTACCTGTAACTATTACAGTAGTAACAACCTGGTTTTTAATTTTAGTTATGTTTTTACTATTTAAGATTGGAACCAGTAAGCTTGAAGTTATTCCAGGAAAATTGCAACTTTTTCTAGAAGTAGTATATGATTTCTTAGATGGAATAATAGAACAGATGATGGGAAGTTGGAAGAAAAAATATTTTTCATACATCGGACCACTATTTCTATTTATATTTACTTCAAATATCGTGGCATTTTTCCCGATTCCATGGGGTTTTGTAGAAAATGGGCATCTCACATTTGCACCAGCATTTAAGACACCAACAGCTGACTTAAATACAACAGTTGGATTGGCCTTGTTGACCACTTTCACATTTTTAGCAGCAGCAATCAAAACAGATGGATTTTTTGGATATCTTAAAGGATTCTTAGCACCAATTCCAATAATGCTTCCTTTGAACGTTGTTGGAGAATTTGCAAAACCTGTAAACATTTCCGTCAGACTTTTCGGAAACGCATTTGCAGGAGGAGTAATTATGGGGCTTCTATATATGGGAGCACCAGCAGTTGTACCAGCTGCATTACACTTGTACTTTGACCTGTTCCAGGGACTTGTACAAAGTTTTGTTTTCATAATGTTAAGTATGGTATATATTCAGGGAGCTTTGGGAGACAGTGAGTACAGTGAGGAAACTGTCTAGAAACCCGAAATAAAAATTAATAAAGTTTTAAAATTTAGGAGGTAAAAAAATGGATCAAATGTTATTAGCAAAGGCAATAGTTTTAGCAGCATCAGCAGTTGGTGTAGGATGTGCAATGATAGCTGGATTAGGACCAGGGATTGGAGAAGGTTATGCAGCAGGTAAAGCAGTTGAAGCTGTTGCTAGACAACCAGAAGCTAAAGGAAACATCATTTCTACAATGATATTAGGACAAGCAGTAGCAGAATCTACAGGTATTTACGCTCTAGTTATTGCATTAATTCTTATGTATGCAAATCCTTTCATTGGATTATTAGGATAATCCTTAATCAGTATGGAGAAGATGACTGATTAATTACAGAAAGGAGGTAGAAATTTGTGAATGGAAAAGTAGTATCAATTGATATTAACATGTTCTGGCAGATAATAAACTTTTTTATACTTGTATTTGTATTCAACAAGTATTTCAAAAAACCTTTAGGAAGAATGTTAGACAGTAGAAAAGAAAAGATAACAGGCGATTTAAAACAGGCTGAACAAACAAGAAATGCAGCTATGCAACTTCAAAAGCAATCTGAAGAAATCTTAAAGAAAGCTAAAATAGAAGCTAATGAGATTTTGAAAAATGCTGAAAAGAAAGCTGACGAAAGAAGAGAGGATATTCTTAATGAGGCTAAATCTCAAAGAGAAAAAATCATCAAATCAGCTGAAATGGAAGCAATAAAAATGAAAGCAGATGCTAAAGATATGCTTCAACAAGAAGTTAAGGTTCTTGCTGTTGAATTAGCTGAAAAACTTATACATGAAAAAATTAATTCCAAAATAGAATCTACCTTAATAGATGAATTTGTTCAAGAGGTAGGGGAAGACAAATGATAGCGAATCAAGTAGGTAACAGATATGCCGAAGCTATTTATGAAATCGCCGAATCTACTGGAAAAATAAAAGAGGTTTATGAAGTTTTAAACAATCTTATGGAACTTTATAAAAAAGATACAGATTTTAGAACTTTTATAACTCATCCGTTAATCGATATTGATGAGAAAAAGAAATTTTTAAAAGATATGTATCAAAGTGCTGATGAGCAGGTTTTAGATATTGTATTCTATATAATGGATAAAAAGAGAATGAGATATATTAGAAGCATTGTAGCTGAGTATTTAAAAATATATTATTTCAACCATCAGATAGTTGACGTAGAAGCTACATTTGCAGTGGAACCTACAAAAGCTCAACAGGATAAATTAATAGCAAACTTAGAGAAGAAAACTGGTAAAAAAGTTAAACTGGCTATAAAGATAGACAAGAGTATCATAGGTGGAGGTATCCTGAGAATGGGAGATACCGTTATGGATGGATCTATCCGTAAAGAGCTTGAAGCTTTGAAAAGAAATTAATACTTGTAGCAGGAGGTGTAAATCAGTTGAACATTAGACCAGAAGAGATTAGCAGCATAATCAAAAATGAGATTGAGAACTATAGAAAAAGTCTTGATATAAAAACTTCAGGTTCAGTACTAGAGGTAGGAGACGGTATTGCAAGAATTTACGGATTATCTAGCGCAATGTCAGGAGAACTTCTAGAATTCCCTCACGGAGTAATGGGAATGGCACTAAACCTTGAAGAAGATAACGTCGGAGCCGTTATTCTTGGAGATTTCTCTTTAATAAAAGAGGGAGATGAAGTTAAAGCTACTGGAAGAGTTGTATCTGTTCCAGCAGGAGAGTCTATATTAGGAAGAGTAGTAAATGCTCTTGGAGAACCAATTGATGGAAAGGGTGATATAACACCTGAAAAATACATGGATATAGAAAGAAAGGCATCAGGAATTATTTCTAGAAAACCTGTATTTGAACCTTTACAAACAGGTATCAAGTCAATTGACGGAATGGTACCAATTGGAAGAGGACAAAGAGAACTTATAATTGGAGATAGACAAACAGGAAAAACAGCACTTGCAGTTGACGCTATAATCAACCAAAAAGGAACAGGAGTAAAATGTATCTATGTTGCCATTGGACAAAAAAGATCAACTGTAGCACAAATTTATAAAAAATTAGAGGATGCTGGAGCTATGGAGTACACTACTATCGTTGCTGCAACAGCATCAGAGGCTGCACCGTTACAATATATGGCACCTTATTCAGGAGTAGCTATGGGAGAGTACTTCATGGACAAGGGAGAGCATGTATTAATCATATATGACGACCTTTCAAAACATGCAGTAGCTTACAGAGAGATGTCTCTATTACTTAAGAGACCACCTGGAAGAGAAGCTTACCCAGGAGACGTATTCTACTTACACTCAAGATTACTTGAAAGAGCAGCAAAATTATCTGATAAATTAGGTGGAGGGTCAATAACAGCTCTTCCAATAATTGAAACACAAGCAGGAGACGTATCAGCATACATTCCTACAAACGTTATTTCAATTACTGACGGACAAATATTCCTTGACTCACAACTATTTAACTCTGGATTCAGACCAGCTATCAATGCAGGTATTTCAGTATCGAGAGTTGGGGGATCAGCTCAAATTAAAGCTATGAAACAGGTTGCTGCAAAAGTTAAATTGGAACTTGCTCAATACAATGAACTTTTAACATTTGCTCAATTTGGATCAGACCTTGATAAAGCTACAAAAGCTCAATTGGAAAGAGGACACAGAATTATGGAAGTATTGAAACAAGCTCAATACAAACCATTCCCTGTTGAAGAACAAGTTGTTTCTTTCTTTACTCTTGTTCATGGATACCTTGATTCAGTTGAATTAAAAGATGTAAGAAGATTTGAAGCTGAATTATTAACAGAACTTAGAAATACAACTGATATTCTAACTGAAATTAAAGATAAAAAAGCTTTAGATAAAGATTTGGAGAAAAAATTGGCAGATGCTATAGAAGCATTTAAAAAGAATTTTAACTAGAAAGAGGTGAGAGCATGGCTGGAGCTAAAGAGATAAAAACAAGAATAAAGAGTATTCAGTCTACTCACCAAATTACTAAAGCCATGGAGATCGTTTCCACTACAAAATTTAGAAAGTTTTCTGCACTTGTAATAAAATCAAGACCATTTGCAGATACTATTAATAATATACTTTCTAATATTGCAGCTGGTATCAAAGCTGAAAAGCACCCACTTTTTGACGGAAGAGAGGAAGTTAAAAAGATAGGTGTTATAGTTATGACATCTGATACAGGACTTTGCGGAAGCTTTAACCACGCAACTTTAAAAGAACTTGAAAAAATCAGAAAACGTAACAGTGGAAAAGAGGTTTCAGTAATAGCTATAGGAAGAAAAGGAAGAGATTACTGTAAGAAGAGAGATTACGATTTAAAAGCTACATATATTCAACTTATTCCTGAAGTAATGGGACAAAAAGCTGAAGAGATAAGTGAAAATATTGTAGAGTATTACTATGACAACATCTTTGATGAGGTTTATGTAATCTATAATAAATTCGTATCTGCTTTGAGAAGTGATCTTGTAGTTAAAAGACTTATTCCAATAGAAAGAGTAGAAGCTAAAGACAATACTCCATATATTTTTGAACCAGATGCAGAGACCATATTATCTGCACTTCTTCCGAAATATTTAAATGTTGAGATATATCAGGCATTGCTTAACAACGCAGCAAGTGAACATTCTGCAAGAAAGAATTCTATGAAGAATGCAACTGACAATGCTGAAGATATGTTGAAAATGCTGAACTTGAAGTACAATAGAGAAAGACAAGCTGCAATTACCCAAGAGATTACAGAGATCGTTGGAGGAGCAGCAGCACTAAATTAATGATTAGGAGGCAATAGGGTGGAAAACAAAGGAACTATAACTCAAATTATCAGTGCCGTTGTAGACGTTGCTTTTAAAGATGAATTGCCTAATATATACAATGCCTTAAAAGTTAAGGTTAAAGATAAAGAACTTGTGCTAGAAGTACAACAGCACTTAGGTAATAATGTAATAAGAGCAGTAGCAATGGACTCTACTGACGGTCTGCAAAGAGGTATGGAAGTAATAGATACTGGAGCTCCTATAAAAGTTCCAGTAGGAAAAGCAGTATTAGGAAGAATATTAAACGTATTAGGACAACCAGTTGATGATGGTGGACCTATTGAAACTGATGAATATCTACCTATACATAGATCTGCTCCTAGCTTTGAAGAGCAGGAAACTGAAACTGAAATTTTCGAAACAGGAATAAAAGTAATTGACCTATTAGCACCATATATTAAAGGTGGTAAAATTGGACTATTCGGAGGAGCTGGAGTAGGAAAGACAGTTCTTATCATGGAACTTATTAACAACATTGCTAAAGGACATGGAGGACTTTCAGTATTCGCAGGAGTTGGAGAAAGAACAAGAGAAGGTAGAGACCTTTATGATGAAATGACAGAATCAGGAGTTCTATCTAAAACTTCACTAGTGTACGGACAAATGAATGAGCCACCTGGAGCAAGACTAAGAGTAGGACTTACAGGGCTTACTGTAGCAGAAAACTTCAGAGATAAAGAAGGACAAGATGTTCTACTATTTATAGATAATATATTCAGATTTACACAAGCTGGATCTGAAGTATCAGCTCTACTTGGAAGAATGCCATCAGCAGTTGGATACCAACCAAACCTTGCAACAGAAATGGGAGCACTTCAAGAAAGAATTACATCTACAAAATCTGGATCAATTACATCAGTTCAAGCTGTATATGTACCAGCAGACGACTTAACTGACCCAGCACCAGCAACTACATTCTCACACTTGGATGCTACTACAGTTCTATCAAGACAGATTGCATCACTTGGAATCTATCCAGCAGTTGACCCACTTGACTCTACATCAAAAGCTCTTTCAGCTGATATAGTTGGAAATGAGCACTACAATGTAGCAAGAGAAGTACAGGAAGTACTACAAAGATATAAAGAACTTCAAGATATCATTGCTATCCTAGGTATGGATGAGTTATCTGATGAAGATAAACTTACTGTATCAAGAGCAAGAAAAATCCAAAGATTCTTCTCACAACCATTTGCTGTTGCTGAGCAATTTACAGGAATGGAAGGAAAATATGTTCCAGTAAAAGAAACTATCAGAGGATTTAAAGAGATACTTGAAGGTAAACATGACGATATCCCTGAACAAGCTTTCCTATATGTAGGAACAATAGAGGAGGCAGTAGCAAAGGCGAGAGACCTTATGAAAGGGGATGAGTAGTTATGTCTACATTTAAAGTCAAAGTTGTAACATATGAGCAGAAAGTTTTAGCGCAGGAAGCTGACTTTGTACTTGTGAGAACTACTGAAGGAGATATGGGAATACTTCCAAATCACGCTCCTTTTATAGCAGAACTTAGTACAGGAGAGATGAAGATAAGACTTGGTAATGATGAAGAGAAATACTTCGTTTCAGAAGGATTATTGGAAATCTCAAATAATGTTGTAAGTATAATTGCAACAGAAGCTATCCCTGCAGATATGCTTGATATTGAAAGAGAAAGAAGAGAAGTTGAAAGACTTAAAGCTAAACTTGCAAAGCTTCAGGAAGACAAGGATATTTTGTTAACTCAAAAGAACCTGAGAGAAGCTTTGATGAAAGTTCATGTTGCAGAAAAAATGATGTAATATATAAAGAAGCGAGGTGGATAACCACCTCGTTTTTATTTTAAATTACTCTAAATTCAGATTTACAAGCTCATCTAATACCTCTTCTAATTTTACTATCCCTTTATCTATATCCTCATAGGAGCATTGTGCAAAACTAAGCCTTATATATGATACGAATTTAGGAGAAAAGACAACTCCTGGAATGATACTTACTCCTTTTTTTAAGAGCTTAAAATATACGGCTTCACCAGTTATCTCATCAGGAAGTTTAATCCAGAAAGAGAGGCCACCTTGAGGCTTTTCAAAAGATAAAAGCTTATTATTTTTTAACTTTTCATAGAGATAATCCTGTTTCTTTCTAAATTCCTCTCTTAAATTTTCAGTAAAACTCCCCCAGATTTTATTCTTCATAAAATGATGGAATATACGTTGATTAAGTCCTGAGGTAGATATATCTGAGATATATTTAGCCCGTATAACCGGTTCTGTAATCTCAGTTGGAAGAATCATAAATCCAAGTCTAAATCCAGGCATAAAGATTTTAGAATAGCTCTTTATATAGATAACTCTGTTATAGCAGTCATAATTTTTAATGGATTTTACAGGTTTATCAAAATATAGATCTGAACTGCTGTCATCTTCAACTATATAAAAATCATATTTTTCAGCAAGGGTTACTAATTTTTTTGCCTTTTCACTGCTAAGGGATATTCCAGTTGGATTTTGAAATATAGGGATAATATATAGAAGCCTGATTTTATTGAACTTTAAAAACTGCTCAAGAGCATCTATATTTATACCATCATTTTCCAGTGGAATTGTTTTTATCTTTCCACCATTTTCTTTGAAAGTCTGGATAGCACCTTTATATGTTGGCTCTTCACTAACTATAATATCTCCAGGTTGTACAAGGATTTTACTTATGATATTAATTCCCTGTTGGGCACCTGAGATTATCTGTATATTTTTTACAGAGGTTTTAATTCCAAACTTATTTGCCTCTTTTTTTATTGTATTACGAAATTCAATATTCCCCTGAGGATTTTCATATAGTAGAGCTTTTTCCCCATACCTATCTAAAATATCACAGATAGCTGATTTTAACATTTCAATTGGGAAAAGATCTGTTTTGGGAGAAGCTGAAGAGAAGTTTATTTCACACTGGTTGTTAAAATAACTATATTTAAAATCTTCATTTTTCATATGGTCTTCAGGATAGAAATCCTGATTTTTATTATATGTAATAAAAAAACCACTCCCTTTTTTAGCTGTTATATAGCTGTTTTTTTCCAGAAGTTCATATGTTTTTATTACAGTGTTTATGCTGATATTAAGGTTTTCAGCAGTTTTCCTTACTGGAGGAAGCTTTCCTTTTATCTTTTCACTTTCAATTTTTTTCTTAATACAGTTGTAAAGTTTTAAATATAGAGTATCTCCTTTAAATTTTCTAAAATCTTTCATGTCATCTCCTTAAAAAGTGTATGGGTACACTTTTGTTGTAATCAATTGAAATAGGCAATTATTTATGTAATAATAAATGTAGGATATATATATTTAGAGTACCGGTACTTTTATTATAATTGAAAAATCAAAAATAATAAAGGGGGATACAACAATGGAATATAAATTTGATAAAAATCTAGCTGAAAGTTTAAAAGGTGGAGTAATAATGGATGTAACTACACCAGAGGAAGCAATAATTGCTGAAAAAGCAGGAGCTTGTGCAGTAATGGCTTTGGAAAAAGTACCAGCTGATATTAGAAAAAGTGGTGGAGTAGCAAGAATGTCAGATCCTAAAATGATAAAGGAGATAAAAAAAGCTGTATCAATTCCTGTAATGGCAAAGGTTAGAATTGGACATTTTGTAGAAGCTCAAATAATTGAAGCACTAAAAGTAGATTATATAGATGAAAGTGAAGTATTGACTCCAGCTGATGATAGATTTCATATAGATAAAACAAAGTTTGCTATACCTTTTGTATGTGGAGCAAAAAATTTAGGTGAAGCTCTAAGAAGAATACAAGAGGGGGCTTCAATGATAAGAACAAAAGGAGAACCTGGAACAGGGGATATAATAGAAGCAGTAAAACATATGAGAAGGATGAATGAAGAGATAAGAAGAGTTGCTTCTGTTGATAAGTCAGAACTATATGATATAGCAAAACAGCTGCAGGTTCCATATGATCTATTAAAATATGTTCATGAAAATGGAAAACTTCCAGTTGTGAACTTTGCAGCAGGAGGAGTGGCAACACCTGCAGATGCAGCTTTAATGATGCAATTAGGATGCGATGGTGTCTTTGTAGGTTCTGGAATATTCAAATCTGGAGATCCAGCAAAGAGAGCTGCTGCAATAGTAAAAGCTGTTAAAAACTATAACAATCCTGAAGTTTTAGC contains:
- the atpF gene encoding F0F1 ATP synthase subunit B, which gives rise to MNGKVVSIDINMFWQIINFFILVFVFNKYFKKPLGRMLDSRKEKITGDLKQAEQTRNAAMQLQKQSEEILKKAKIEANEILKNAEKKADERREDILNEAKSQREKIIKSAEMEAIKMKADAKDMLQQEVKVLAVELAEKLIHEKINSKIESTLIDEFVQEVGEDK
- the atpB gene encoding F0F1 ATP synthase subunit A, with translation MKKLKTILPIAIIAIIGGIIRRIGSIEFVTPSLVEGPRIVFFVPLPEFLHKMPLAMDMGNGQFGLPVTITVVTTWFLILVMFLLFKIGTSKLEVIPGKLQLFLEVVYDFLDGIIEQMMGSWKKKYFSYIGPLFLFIFTSNIVAFFPIPWGFVENGHLTFAPAFKTPTADLNTTVGLALLTTFTFLAAAIKTDGFFGYLKGFLAPIPIMLPLNVVGEFAKPVNISVRLFGNAFAGGVIMGLLYMGAPAVVPAALHLYFDLFQGLVQSFVFIMLSMVYIQGALGDSEYSEETV
- a CDS encoding PLP-dependent aminotransferase family protein yields the protein MKDFRKFKGDTLYLKLYNCIKKKIESEKIKGKLPPVRKTAENLNISINTVIKTYELLEKNSYITAKKGSGFFITYNKNQDFYPEDHMKNEDFKYSYFNNQCEINFSSASPKTDLFPIEMLKSAICDILDRYGEKALLYENPQGNIEFRNTIKKEANKFGIKTSVKNIQIISGAQQGINIISKILVQPGDIIVSEEPTYKGAIQTFKENGGKIKTIPLENDGINIDALEQFLKFNKIRLLYIIPIFQNPTGISLSSEKAKKLVTLAEKYDFYIVEDDSSSDLYFDKPVKSIKNYDCYNRVIYIKSYSKIFMPGFRLGFMILPTEITEPVIRAKYISDISTSGLNQRIFHHFMKNKIWGSFTENLREEFRKKQDYLYEKLKNNKLLSFEKPQGGLSFWIKLPDEITGEAVYFKLLKKGVSIIPGVVFSPKFVSYIRLSFAQCSYEDIDKGIVKLEEVLDELVNLNLE
- the atpA gene encoding F0F1 ATP synthase subunit alpha; the encoded protein is MNIRPEEISSIIKNEIENYRKSLDIKTSGSVLEVGDGIARIYGLSSAMSGELLEFPHGVMGMALNLEEDNVGAVILGDFSLIKEGDEVKATGRVVSVPAGESILGRVVNALGEPIDGKGDITPEKYMDIERKASGIISRKPVFEPLQTGIKSIDGMVPIGRGQRELIIGDRQTGKTALAVDAIINQKGTGVKCIYVAIGQKRSTVAQIYKKLEDAGAMEYTTIVAATASEAAPLQYMAPYSGVAMGEYFMDKGEHVLIIYDDLSKHAVAYREMSLLLKRPPGREAYPGDVFYLHSRLLERAAKLSDKLGGGSITALPIIETQAGDVSAYIPTNVISITDGQIFLDSQLFNSGFRPAINAGISVSRVGGSAQIKAMKQVAAKVKLELAQYNELLTFAQFGSDLDKATKAQLERGHRIMEVLKQAQYKPFPVEEQVVSFFTLVHGYLDSVELKDVRRFEAELLTELRNTTDILTEIKDKKALDKDLEKKLADAIEAFKKNFN
- the atpG gene encoding ATP synthase F1 subunit gamma; its protein translation is MAGAKEIKTRIKSIQSTHQITKAMEIVSTTKFRKFSALVIKSRPFADTINNILSNIAAGIKAEKHPLFDGREEVKKIGVIVMTSDTGLCGSFNHATLKELEKIRKRNSGKEVSVIAIGRKGRDYCKKRDYDLKATYIQLIPEVMGQKAEEISENIVEYYYDNIFDEVYVIYNKFVSALRSDLVVKRLIPIERVEAKDNTPYIFEPDAETILSALLPKYLNVEIYQALLNNAASEHSARKNSMKNATDNAEDMLKMLNLKYNRERQAAITQEITEIVGGAAALN
- the pdxS gene encoding pyridoxal 5'-phosphate synthase lyase subunit PdxS, whose amino-acid sequence is MEYKFDKNLAESLKGGVIMDVTTPEEAIIAEKAGACAVMALEKVPADIRKSGGVARMSDPKMIKEIKKAVSIPVMAKVRIGHFVEAQIIEALKVDYIDESEVLTPADDRFHIDKTKFAIPFVCGAKNLGEALRRIQEGASMIRTKGEPGTGDIIEAVKHMRRMNEEIRRVASVDKSELYDIAKQLQVPYDLLKYVHENGKLPVVNFAAGGVATPADAALMMQLGCDGVFVGSGIFKSGDPAKRAAAIVKAVKNYNNPEVLAEVSENLGEAMVGINVYSLKDEEKMADRGY
- the atpD gene encoding F0F1 ATP synthase subunit beta translates to MENKGTITQIISAVVDVAFKDELPNIYNALKVKVKDKELVLEVQQHLGNNVIRAVAMDSTDGLQRGMEVIDTGAPIKVPVGKAVLGRILNVLGQPVDDGGPIETDEYLPIHRSAPSFEEQETETEIFETGIKVIDLLAPYIKGGKIGLFGGAGVGKTVLIMELINNIAKGHGGLSVFAGVGERTREGRDLYDEMTESGVLSKTSLVYGQMNEPPGARLRVGLTGLTVAENFRDKEGQDVLLFIDNIFRFTQAGSEVSALLGRMPSAVGYQPNLATEMGALQERITSTKSGSITSVQAVYVPADDLTDPAPATTFSHLDATTVLSRQIASLGIYPAVDPLDSTSKALSADIVGNEHYNVAREVQEVLQRYKELQDIIAILGMDELSDEDKLTVSRARKIQRFFSQPFAVAEQFTGMEGKYVPVKETIRGFKEILEGKHDDIPEQAFLYVGTIEEAVAKARDLMKGDE
- the atpE gene encoding ATP synthase F0 subunit C; amino-acid sequence: MDQMLLAKAIVLAASAVGVGCAMIAGLGPGIGEGYAAGKAVEAVARQPEAKGNIISTMILGQAVAESTGIYALVIALILMYANPFIGLLG
- the atpH gene encoding ATP synthase F1 subunit delta, yielding MIANQVGNRYAEAIYEIAESTGKIKEVYEVLNNLMELYKKDTDFRTFITHPLIDIDEKKKFLKDMYQSADEQVLDIVFYIMDKKRMRYIRSIVAEYLKIYYFNHQIVDVEATFAVEPTKAQQDKLIANLEKKTGKKVKLAIKIDKSIIGGGILRMGDTVMDGSIRKELEALKRN
- the atpC gene encoding ATP synthase F1 subunit epsilon, yielding MSTFKVKVVTYEQKVLAQEADFVLVRTTEGDMGILPNHAPFIAELSTGEMKIRLGNDEEKYFVSEGLLEISNNVVSIIATEAIPADMLDIERERREVERLKAKLAKLQEDKDILLTQKNLREALMKVHVAEKMM